The sequence below is a genomic window from Longimicrobiales bacterium.
CGCGCGCCGACCGCGAAACCGGGCACCCGCCGCAGCCGTATGGTGGGTTCAGGACGGCGCTGTGCCGGCGCGCGGCACACACGGGGACAGCCGTCCCACTCCCGCGAGGATATTGGACTACTCGAGCCTCACCGACCAGCAGGTCGTCCAGCTCGCACGAGATGGTCGCGAGCGGGCGTTCCGCGAGTTGATCGGGCGCTACCAGCGTCCGGTCTTTTCGCTCATCTACCGGCTAGTGCGCGACCGCGAAAAGGCCGAGGACCTGGCCCAGGACACGTTCATCAAGGTCCTCAACGCCATCGACCGCTACAATCCGGAGTACAAGTTCAGCTCCTGGATCTTCAAGATCGCCCACAACACGGGGCTCGACCACCTGCGGCGGAAGCAGCCTGAGACGCTGTCGCTGGACGGCTCCCCGCACGCGCGCACCGCGGCGGAGACGGAGGCGAGCACGATCACCCCCGAGAGCCATGAGGAGACGCCCGAGCAGTTCACGGCCAATCGTGAGCTGGGCAGCGAGATCGACGAGGCCATGGGGACGCTTCGGGCGGAGTACCGGACGGCCATCGTGCTGTGCCACGTGGAGGGCCGGCCGTATGAGGAAATCGCGGAAATCATGGATGTCCCGCTGGGGACCGTGAAGACCT
It includes:
- a CDS encoding sigma-70 family RNA polymerase sigma factor — its product is MDYSSLTDQQVVQLARDGRERAFRELIGRYQRPVFSLIYRLVRDREKAEDLAQDTFIKVLNAIDRYNPEYKFSSWIFKIAHNTGLDHLRRKQPETLSLDGSPHARTAAETEASTITPESHEETPEQFTANRELGSEIDEAMGTLRAEYRTAIVLCHVEGRPYEEIAEIMDVPLGTVKTYIHRGRKELMQRLEHLRC